A stretch of DNA from Streptomyces venezuelae:
CGTCATCGGCGTCATGATCGGCTCGGCGGCCACCGCCGTGGTCGGCGTGATGCTCGTCTACGCCCGGCCCGAACGTGCCCAGCAGTTCGTCATGTGGGGCCTGGGCAGCTTCAGCGCCACGACCTGGCCCGACCTCCAGGTCATGCTGCCCGTCATCGGCGCGGGCCTGCTGACCGCGCTGCTGACCGCCAAGCGCCTCAACGCCCTGCTGCTCGGCGAGGACTACGCCCGCACCATGGGGCTGAACGTGCGGCGCAGCCGCGATCTGGCACTGCTCGGCACCTCGCTGCTGGCGGGCGCGGCAACCGCGTTCTGCGGCCCCGTCGCCTTCCTGGGCCTGGCCGTCCCGCATCTGACGCGGGTGGCGCTGGGGACCTCGGACCACCGGGCGCTCATTCCCGCGTCGATGCTCGCCGGGGCCTTCCTCGCGCTGGCCTGCGCGCTGCTGAGCCAACCGCCCGGCACCGACTCCGTGCTGCCTCTCAACGCCATCACCTCACTGTTCGGCGCCCCCGTCGTCATCGCGTTCCTGATCCGCAGCCGTCGCGGCGTACAAGGAGTGGCCTCGTGACCGACACCATGACCGAGACCGCCACGGAGAAGGCCGACGGACGACCGGACCACCCTGGTGGTCTCGCCACCCAGCGGCTCGCCGTCGGATACCGCACCCGGTCACCGCGCGGGCGCAGAGCAGGCCGGGCCGTACTGTCGGGGCTCGACCTGACCGCGCGAGCCGGCGAACTGACAGTTCTGCTCGGCCCCAACGGCGCGGGCAAGTCCACGCTGCTACGCACCCTGTGCGGGCTTCTCCCACCGCTCGGCGGCCGGATCCGCATCGGCGGCGCCGACCTGGCGCAGACCTCGCCGACCGCGCTCGCCCGCCGGCTGGCGGTCGTCCTGACCGACCGGGTGGATCCTGGGCTGCTGTCCGTACGGGAACTGGCCGGGCTCGGCCGCCACCCGCACACCGGGTTCACCGGCCGCCTCACGGACGCGGACCACGCGGCCGTCGAGTGGTCGCTGCAGGCGGTGAGCGCGGGACACCTGGCGGACCGACCGGTCGCCGAACTCTCCGACGGCGAACGCCAACGCGTCCTGACCGCGCGCGCCCTCGCCCAGGAGCCCGAGGTCATCCTCCTCGACGAGCCGACCGCCTTCCTCGACGTCCCCTCACGGGTGGCGCTCACCGTACTCCTGCGCGACCTCGCCCGGGACAAGGGACTGACCGTCGTCGTCAGCACCCACGACCTGGAACTGGCCCTGCGGGTGGCCGACGCGGTCTGGATCGTCGACCGCGACTCCTACGTCCACGCCGGGGCACCCGAGGACCTGATCCGCAGCGGGGCCGTCGCCGCCGCCTTCGACGCCGACCACCTCGCCTTCGACCCGCTCTCCGGCACCTTCGGACTGCGCCGCACCCCCCGCGCCGACGTGGCGGTGGACGCGCCGGCCGAGCTGCTCCCGCTCCTCGAGCGCGCCCTCGCCCGGGAAGGACTCGCCGTCGCAAACCCGGGCAGCCCGGCCGCAGGTCCCCGGGTGAGCTGGGACGGAGAGGACCGGCTCACCCTCACCGGACCCGACGGGCAGATCGTCCACGTCCGCGGCTTCCACGAGCTGACGCGAACGGTACGGACATGGTGAACGCGCTGATCACCCCCGACACCCTGGCGCGGATCTCCGCGATCGGCCCCTACTTCGCGGTGTCCACCGGCCCCCGCCCCGAGGCCGACGGCTTCCGGCCACTGACCGACCTGTACGCCGACCCGGGCGCGCTGGAGGAATGCGTACGAACCGTCTCCGGGCGGCTGGGCACCGACCAGCCCAGAGTGGCCGCGTCCACCCTGCACCTGGGCACCGCCTCCCGGCTCTGGTCGATCGCCCTGGCCTGCACAGCGCTCACCGGCCGCGTCCCCGATCTGGGGCCCGACCGGCTGTGGTGGCGCCTGCCCGCCTCAGGCCCCCTCGACCTGTGGCTGCCCGACCTGCGGGAGGTCGACCAGGAACTGCACCCGGCTCTGCACCACACCGTCGCCGTCCAGAACCTGGCGCCATGGGCCGACGCCGTACGGCGCGTTTCCGGCGTCTCCCCGCACACCCTGCGCGGCAATGCCGCCTCGGCGCTGATCGGAGCCCACCGCGTCCTGATCGCCAGAGCGCCGCGCCCCCTCGTCCCCGTCATACCTCTCGTCCGCGCGCTGCTGGACCAGCCTCCGCTGACCGGAGCCGGCACGCACCGCGCCACTCCCGCCGGACCACTCGCCTTCCGACGACGCAGCTGCTGCCTGTACTACCGCGTGCCGGGCGCGGGCACCTGCGGCGACTGCGTCCTCAACCCCAAGGAGAAGACCGCATGACCACCACCGAGCCGACCGTCGTCGAAACCCCCGGCGGCGGCACCCAGCACGTCTGGCCCCTCCCCGTCGACGAGGCCACCCTCCTCGACCTCGTCACCACCGTCTTCACCGACCACTGGCAGCACATCCACTTCGGACCCATCATCGAAGGCGCCGCCTGGGAGGTCGGCGCCCCCTGCGCCCCCACCGCCATCACCATGAACGACGGCTACGCCACCGTCGACTTCGGCGCCTGGCACTTCCACCTGTGCATCGGCGAACACACCGCCTCCGGCCCCGAACTCGGCCGCATCCGCCGCTGCTCCCGCGCCGAGCTCTACCGCAGCATCGGCTCCGACGGCGCCCCCGTCAGCTGGGGCGCCCGCCTGTTCAACGGCCGCGACGAACAGATGATGACCGTACTCCTGCCCAACCCCTTCCTCACCGACCGCCAGGAGATCCTCGACGCCCCCGACTTCGCCCGCCTCACCGCCTGGGACACGCTCCGC
This window harbors:
- a CDS encoding ABC transporter ATP-binding protein produces the protein MTDTMTETATEKADGRPDHPGGLATQRLAVGYRTRSPRGRRAGRAVLSGLDLTARAGELTVLLGPNGAGKSTLLRTLCGLLPPLGGRIRIGGADLAQTSPTALARRLAVVLTDRVDPGLLSVRELAGLGRHPHTGFTGRLTDADHAAVEWSLQAVSAGHLADRPVAELSDGERQRVLTARALAQEPEVILLDEPTAFLDVPSRVALTVLLRDLARDKGLTVVVSTHDLELALRVADAVWIVDRDSYVHAGAPEDLIRSGAVAAAFDADHLAFDPLSGTFGLRRTPRADVAVDAPAELLPLLERALAREGLAVANPGSPAAGPRVSWDGEDRLTLTGPDGQIVHVRGFHELTRTVRTW
- a CDS encoding (2Fe-2S)-binding protein, which translates into the protein MVNALITPDTLARISAIGPYFAVSTGPRPEADGFRPLTDLYADPGALEECVRTVSGRLGTDQPRVAASTLHLGTASRLWSIALACTALTGRVPDLGPDRLWWRLPASGPLDLWLPDLREVDQELHPALHHTVAVQNLAPWADAVRRVSGVSPHTLRGNAASALIGAHRVLIARAPRPLVPVIPLVRALLDQPPLTGAGTHRATPAGPLAFRRRSCCLYYRVPGAGTCGDCVLNPKEKTA
- a CDS encoding FecCD family ABC transporter permease, whose protein sequence is MTTHTATAPAAVPDTPRAVRPGRRRLVVVLALAGGTAALFVLTIATGSHRVPVAEVVRILFGGTADDPRWTVIVEQVRLPRALTATAVGAALAVAGVQMQTLFRNALADPFSLGVSSGASMGVAAVVVGTGGVAGSFTGNLAGLGRVGVVLAASLGAAAVLALVLLLSRWVRSAVTLLVIGVMIGSAATAVVGVMLVYARPERAQQFVMWGLGSFSATTWPDLQVMLPVIGAGLLTALLTAKRLNALLLGEDYARTMGLNVRRSRDLALLGTSLLAGAATAFCGPVAFLGLAVPHLTRVALGTSDHRALIPASMLAGAFLALACALLSQPPGTDSVLPLNAITSLFGAPVVIAFLIRSRRGVQGVAS